Proteins encoded within one genomic window of Oncorhynchus tshawytscha isolate Ot180627B linkage group LG02, Otsh_v2.0, whole genome shotgun sequence:
- the igfn1.1 gene encoding immunoglobulin-like and fibronectin type III domain-containing protein 1 isoform X4, whose protein sequence is MKVMKSKVTDQSAEGQKVEGAGGAMEKPHHKKVKKFRSKVPGVMITQYVEEIPEGKSHPDFTRKPIALTIQEGKFGVFKAIVYGEPTPNVTWNRANGKIDDPVKFQSKYDEASGEHTLEIPKVCAEDADTYKCFATNEYGKAVCTIQLNVIEVGFKKTKELAKSKEEQEALKPGSFRTMLKKRGDVHEQKPLESEEKVWEILMSADKKDYEQICAEYGITNFRGMLTKLAEMKKEREVEQAQFIEHISSLKHIEVNADENATFEIDMDLKDASSRIFLYKDGVMVPYTLEMEEEMKHQLKRVGKKFIFTIKNLDPEDAGLYSVDVEGVNIFSTDFKIPPVNFAVKIQEVKAEERQDAIFQCVLTAPMAEINWMGKSAPIENDDKFEITVSEDKLIHKLLVKDCQPLDAGIYAAVAGIHSCNAWLVVEVDKNPANKGKKIARKTTQAGGGDLDLEKIAKEQAEKHKKDMEERLAEAKIKAAERGVTDAATQAEKEAADAATKAAREAARAAEAKAKAKAEKKAAKLKDAKEKAKAKKKASGGGAAGGGAAGAGAAGAAGAGAAGAGAAGGGAAGGGAAGVGAAGGGAAGGGAAGAEGDAGSGSEYDDIVVSTDESDEEDGATKTKRVRSGQVVPDTFIDDDEEASSEQSGKRGKRTRQGPLLKEEIVGKTNSNGTAKDAKVQKRKAKSGGGAGAAGQASGGASANNGEAASGDEASSADEANEPAEAAKRGKRTGRTRPGPILQETVIDPGVHFNLGLSDVTAILGDPAELVCKLSKENVDGVWYLNGEEIQPDDVLTMSKDGFFQSLKISKISEDYAGKYKFEADGRKTEAMIVVEDPPRFDTEELKKFTVPIITKKGQKATFKIPFVGRDPMKIQWYHDGEELSDDTNIKIEHGEGYSQLTLNKLQRKDTGEIKFKLKNEFGTVEAFAKIIVTDKPTPPLGPLEIIEASQNAIEVKWRSPKDDGGCKILNYILERQQIGRNTWKKLGPIGPEAHYKDSDVDHGRRYCYKIRADTEMGSSELMETEDVQAGTKAYAGPPSAPKVVSAFKDCITLTWNPPSNTGGTNILGYNMEKRKKGSNLWSPVNPADDKIKEKEFGVKDVIEGMEYEFRVAAINNSGAGEFGTPSEFVFARDPKKPPGKVIDLKVTDSTYTTLSLGWTKPREKAGVEDEAKGFFVEIRPAESPEWDRCNNNPSTMTSFTVKGMKSMAMYWVRVIATNDGGEGKPQELDNYILAMPPPVRPRFTDQKVKSFMVVQAGNSARFNMNFEASPWPDVTWMKDGMPVSKRVTISNAEGASQLLIPSSERSDTGIYTIMVKNIVGQETFSIEIRVTDEPKPPGPVEVDENVPGTVTISWSPSPDEKRDDRLHYLVSKRDSSKRTWHTVADHIFNNKFTACNIMPGREYQFRVYAKNDMGSSQPSESPKWEITGKKRKVCAGQARD, encoded by the exons tcaAGAAATTCAGATCAAAAGTCCCCGGAGTTATGATCACGCAGTATGTGGAGGAAATACCAGAGGGGAAAAGCCACCCTGACTTCACACGCAAGCCCATCGCATTAACTATTCAGGAGG GCAAGTTCGGGGTGTTCAAAGCCATTGTGTATGGTGAACCTACACCCAACGTGACATGGAACCGAGCAAATGGAAAGATAGACGATCCAGTGAAGTTCCAGAGCAAGTATGACGAGGCGTCTGGTGAACACACCCTAGAG ATCCCCAAAGTATGTGCAGAAGATGCCGACACCTACAAATGCTTTGCAACAAATGAGTATGGAAAGGCTGTTTGCACTATCCAGCTGAATGTCATTGAAG TTGGATTCAAAAAGACGAAGGAATTAGCCAAGTCCAAAGAAGAACAAGAAGCACTCAAACCTGGGTCTTTTAGAACAATGTTGAAGAAGCG GGGAGATGTCCATGAGCAAAAGCCACTCGAATCTGAAGAGAAAGTTTGGGAGATCCTGATGAGTGCCGACAAGAAAGATTATGAACAAATCTGTGCTGAGTACGGCATCACTAATTTTCGTGGGATGCTGACAAAACTGGCTGAaatgaaaaaggagagagaggttgaacaggcacaG TTTATTGAACATATCAGTTCGCTCAAACACATCGAAGTCAATGCTGATGAAAATGCAACGTTTGAAATTGACATGGATCTTAAAGATGCCAGCAGCAGAATTTTCCTCTACAAG GATGGTGTTATGGTTCCTTACACCCTTGAGATGGAAGAAGAAATGAAGCACCAACTGAAACGAGTTGGCAAAAAATTCATTTTCACGATCAAAAATCTAGACCCGGAAGATGCTGGTCTCTATTCAGTGGATGTAGAGGGAGTTAATATCTTCTCTACGGATTTCAAAA TTCCACCTGTAAATTTCGCTGTCAAAATTCAGGAGGTGAAGGCAGAAGAAAGACAAGATGCCATCTTTCAGTGTGTCTTAACGGCACCTATGGCTGAGATTAATTGGATGGGCAAGAGTGCCCCGATAGAAAATGATGACAAATTTGAAATCACAGTGTCTGAAGACAAGCTCATCCACAAGTTGTTAGTGAAGGATTGTCAGCCTTTGGACGCTGGTATCTATGCAGCTGTGGCAGGTATCCATTCCTGTAATGCCTGGCTTGTGGTGGAAG TTGACAAGAACCCTGCGAACAAAGGCAAGAAGATAGCTCGCAAAACAACCCAGGCTGGAGGAGGGGATTTGGATCTGGAGAAAATAGCAAAGGAGCAGGCGGAAAAACACAAGAAAGACATGGAAGAGAGGTTGGCGGAAGCAAAGATAAAGGCTGCCGAGAGAGGCGTCACTGACGCAGCCACCCAGGCTGAGAAAGAGGCCGCTGATGCAGCCACCAAAGCCGCTAGAGAGGCAGCAAGGGCTGCGGAAGCTAAGGCTAAGGCTAAGGCAGAGAAAAAAGCTGCTAAATTAAAAGATGCTAAGGAGAAAGCAAAGGCAAAGAAGAAAGCCTCAGGTGGTGGAGCTGCAGGAGGTGGGGCTGCAGGTGCAGGAGCTGCAGGTGCTGCGGGTGCTGGTGCTGCAGGTGCTGGGGCTGCAGGTGGTGGGGCTGCAGGTGGTGGGGCTGCAGGTGTTGGGGCTGCAGGTGGTGGGGCTGCAGGTGGTGGAGCTGCAGGGGCTGAGGGAGATGCTGGATCTGGATCGGAATACGATGACATAGTAGTAAGCACAGATGAGTCTGATGAGGAAGATGGAGCCACAAAAACAAAGCGCGTGAGAAGCGGCCAAGTTGTTCCAGACACGTTCATAG ATGATGATGAGGAAGCTTCAAGTGAGCAATCGGGGAAACGTGGGAAACGCACAAGGCAAGGCCCACTGCTCAAGGAAGAGATTGTTG GAAAGACAAATAGTAATGGCACAGCCAAAGATGCCAAAGTCCAAAAAAGAAAGGCAAAGAGCGGAGGTGGTGCTGGTGCTGCCGGGCAAGCAAGCGGTGGTGCGTCTGCCAACAATGGTGAGGCTGCAAGTGGCGATGAGGCTTCAAGTGCCGATGAGGCCAACGAGCCAGCAGAAGCTGCTAAGCGTGGCAAGCGCACAGGCCGCACAAGGCCAGGCCCAATTCTTCAGGAGACGGTCATTG ACCCTGGCGTTCACTTCAACCTTGGGCTTTCTGACGTCACCGCCATACTGGGAGACCCAGCCGAACTTGTCTGTAAGCTGAGCAAGGAAAATGTCGATGGGGTATGGTACCTGAATGGAGAGGAG ATTCAACCCGATGATGTTCTTACCATGTCTAAAGATGGATTCTTCCAATCCCTGAAAATCAGCAAAATCTCAGAGGACTATGCTGGAAAATACAAATTTGAGGCAGATGGGCGTAAAACAGAGGCCATGATTGTTGTTGAAG ATCCACCTAGATTCGACACAGAGGAATTGAAAAAGTTTACTGTCCCAATCATTACTAAAAAAGGTCAAAAAGCCACTTTCAAGATACCATTTGTGGGTCGGGATCCAATGAAGATCCAATGGTACCATGACGGCGAGGAGCTATCAGACGACACAAACATCAAGATAGAGCATGGAGAGGGTTATAGTCAACTAACTCTTAACAAGTTACAGCGCAAAGACACTGGAGAAATCAAGTTCAAACTCAAAAATGAGTTTGGAACTGTTGAGGCCTTTGCGAAGATCATTGTAACTG ACAAGCCCACCCCTCCCTTGGGACCTCTGGAGATTATTGAAGCCTCTCAAAATGCCATTGAGGTGAAGTGGAGGTCCCCAAAGGATGATGGTGGCTGTAAGATACTAAACTACATCCTGGAACGTCAACAGATAGGCCGCAACACCTGGAAGAAGCTGGGTCCGATTGGTCCAGAGGCCCACTACAAGGACAGTGATGTGGACCATGGCAGGAGGTACTGTTACAAAATCAGGGCCGACACTGAGATGGGCAGCAGTGAGTTGATGGAGACAGAGGACGTCCAGGCTGGCACAAAAG CATACGCGGGACCCCCTTCTGCACCCAAAGTGGTCAGTGCCTTCAAGGACTGTATCACTCTGACATGGAATCCCCCTTCCAACACTGGAGGAACCAACATTCTGGGATATAACATGGAGAAACGCAAGAAGGGAAGCAATCTTTGGAGCCCTGTCAATCCTGCAGATGATAAGATTAAAG AGAAGGAGTTTGGTGTGAAGGACGTGATAGAGGGTATGGAATACGAATTCCGTGTGGCAGCTATCAACAACTCTGGAGCTGGTGAATTTGGCACTCCGTCTGAGTTTGTGTTTGCCAGGGATCCAAAAA AGCCCCCCGGTAAAGTCATTGACCTGAAGGTGACAGACTCCACCTACACCACCTTGTCCCTGGGTTGGACTAAACCAAGGGAGAAAGCGGGGGTTGAGGATGAAGCCAAGGGATTCTTTGTGGAGATTAGACCAGCAGAAAGTCCAGAGTGGGACCGCTGTAACAATAACCCCAGCACCATGACCTCCTTCACAGTGAAAGGCATGAAGTCAATGGCAATGTACTGGGTGAGAGTGATCGCCACCAATGACGGGGGAGAAGGCAAGCCGCAAGAGCTGGACAACTACATCCTGGCTATGCCTCCCCCTG TCAGGCCTAGATTCACTGATCAAAAAGTCAAGAGTTTCATGGTGGTACAAGCAGGGAATTCTGCAAGATTCAACATGAACTTTGAG GCCTCCCCTTGGCCAGATGTTACCTGGATGAAGGATGGCATGCCTGTGTCCAAACGGGTTACCATCAGTAATGCTGAAGGGGCATCCCAACTTTTGATTCCTTCTTCAGAGCGCTCAGATACAGGAATCTATACCATTATGGTCAAGAATATTGTTGGCCAGGAGACATTCAGCATTGAGATCAGAGTTACAG ACGAGCCCAAACCTCCAGGTCCTGTGGAGGTAGATGAGAACGTACCAGGCACAGTTACCATCTCCTGGTCACCATCTCCTGATGAGAAGAGGGATGACAGGCTGCACTACCTGGTGTCGAAACGTGACTCAAGCAAGAGAACGTGgcacacagtggcagaccacatctTTAACAACAAGTTCACAGCCTGTAACATCATGCCTGGCAGAGAGTACCAGTTTCGTGTCTATGCCAAGAATGACATGGGCTCTTCTCAACCCTCAGAATCACCAAAGTGGGAAATCACAGGCAAAAAA agAAAGGTTTGTGCTGGACAGGCCAGAGACTAA
- the igfn1.1 gene encoding immunoglobulin-like and fibronectin type III domain-containing protein 1 isoform X2, whose product MKVMKSKVTDQSAEGQKVKKFRSKVPGVMITQYVEEIPEGKSHPDFTRKPIALTIQEGKFGVFKAIVYGEPTPNVTWNRANGKIDDPVKFQSKYDEASGEHTLEIPKVCAEDADTYKCFATNEYGKAVCTIQLNVIEVGFKKTKELAKSKEEQEALKPGSFRTMLKKRGDVHEQKPLESEEKVWEILMSADKKDYEQICAEYGITNFRGMLTKLAEMKKEREVEQAQFIEHISSLKHIEVNADENATFEIDMDLKDASSRIFLYKDGVMVPYTLEMEEEMKHQLKRVGKKFIFTIKNLDPEDAGLYSVDVEGVNIFSTDFKIPPVNFAVKIQEVKAEERQDAIFQCVLTAPMAEINWMGKSAPIENDDKFEITVSEDKLIHKLLVKDCQPLDAGIYAAVAGIHSCNAWLVVEVDKNPANKGKKIARKTTQAGGGDLDLEKIAKEQAEKHKKDMEERLAEAKIKAAERGVTDAATQAEKEAADAATKAAREAARAAEAKAKAKAEKKAAKLKDAKEKAKAKKKASGGGAAGGGAAGAGAAGAAGAGAAGAGAAGGGAAGGGAAGVGAAGGGAAGGGAAGAEGDAGSGSEYDDIVVSTDESDEEDGATKTKRVRSGQVVPDTFIDDDEEASSEQSGKRGKRTRQGPLLKEEIVGKTNSNGTAKDAKVQKRKAKSGGGAGAAGQASGGASANNGEAASGDEASSADEANEPAEAAKRGKRTGRTRPGPILQETVIDPGVHFNLGLSDVTAILGDPAELVCKLSKENVDGVWYLNGEEIQPDDVLTMSKDGFFQSLKISKISEDYAGKYKFEADGRKTEAMIVVEDPPRFDTEELKKFTVPIITKKGQKATFKIPFVGRDPMKIQWYHDGEELSDDTNIKIEHGEGYSQLTLNKLQRKDTGEIKFKLKNEFGTVEAFAKIIVTDKPTPPLGPLEIIEASQNAIEVKWRSPKDDGGCKILNYILERQQIGRNTWKKLGPIGPEAHYKDSDVDHGRRYCYKIRADTEMGSSELMETEDVQAGTKAYAGPPSAPKVVSAFKDCITLTWNPPSNTGGTNILGYNMEKRKKGSNLWSPVNPADDKIKEKEFGVKDVIEGMEYEFRVAAINNSGAGEFGTPSEFVFARDPKKPPGKVIDLKVTDSTYTTLSLGWTKPREKAGVEDEAKGFFVEIRPAESPEWDRCNNNPSTMTSFTVKGMKSMAMYWVRVIATNDGGEGKPQELDNYILAMPPPVRPRFTDQKVKSFMVVQAGNSARFNMNFEASPWPDVTWMKDGMPVSKRVTISNAEGASQLLIPSSERSDTGIYTIMVKNIVGQETFSIEIRVTDEPKPPGPVEVDENVPGTVTISWSPSPDEKRDDRLHYLVSKRDSSKRTWHTVADHIFNNKFTACNIMPGREYQFRVYAKNDMGSSQPSESPKWEITGKKERFVLDRPETKTCNLERPPKFLVPLKMHTAPQGYECYMSCAVRGDPTPHVTWYRNNISLNTNTNYLISNTCGVCSMLILRVGPKDTGEYKIIAENNLGRAECSTKLTVSD is encoded by the exons tcaAGAAATTCAGATCAAAAGTCCCCGGAGTTATGATCACGCAGTATGTGGAGGAAATACCAGAGGGGAAAAGCCACCCTGACTTCACACGCAAGCCCATCGCATTAACTATTCAGGAGG GCAAGTTCGGGGTGTTCAAAGCCATTGTGTATGGTGAACCTACACCCAACGTGACATGGAACCGAGCAAATGGAAAGATAGACGATCCAGTGAAGTTCCAGAGCAAGTATGACGAGGCGTCTGGTGAACACACCCTAGAG ATCCCCAAAGTATGTGCAGAAGATGCCGACACCTACAAATGCTTTGCAACAAATGAGTATGGAAAGGCTGTTTGCACTATCCAGCTGAATGTCATTGAAG TTGGATTCAAAAAGACGAAGGAATTAGCCAAGTCCAAAGAAGAACAAGAAGCACTCAAACCTGGGTCTTTTAGAACAATGTTGAAGAAGCG GGGAGATGTCCATGAGCAAAAGCCACTCGAATCTGAAGAGAAAGTTTGGGAGATCCTGATGAGTGCCGACAAGAAAGATTATGAACAAATCTGTGCTGAGTACGGCATCACTAATTTTCGTGGGATGCTGACAAAACTGGCTGAaatgaaaaaggagagagaggttgaacaggcacaG TTTATTGAACATATCAGTTCGCTCAAACACATCGAAGTCAATGCTGATGAAAATGCAACGTTTGAAATTGACATGGATCTTAAAGATGCCAGCAGCAGAATTTTCCTCTACAAG GATGGTGTTATGGTTCCTTACACCCTTGAGATGGAAGAAGAAATGAAGCACCAACTGAAACGAGTTGGCAAAAAATTCATTTTCACGATCAAAAATCTAGACCCGGAAGATGCTGGTCTCTATTCAGTGGATGTAGAGGGAGTTAATATCTTCTCTACGGATTTCAAAA TTCCACCTGTAAATTTCGCTGTCAAAATTCAGGAGGTGAAGGCAGAAGAAAGACAAGATGCCATCTTTCAGTGTGTCTTAACGGCACCTATGGCTGAGATTAATTGGATGGGCAAGAGTGCCCCGATAGAAAATGATGACAAATTTGAAATCACAGTGTCTGAAGACAAGCTCATCCACAAGTTGTTAGTGAAGGATTGTCAGCCTTTGGACGCTGGTATCTATGCAGCTGTGGCAGGTATCCATTCCTGTAATGCCTGGCTTGTGGTGGAAG TTGACAAGAACCCTGCGAACAAAGGCAAGAAGATAGCTCGCAAAACAACCCAGGCTGGAGGAGGGGATTTGGATCTGGAGAAAATAGCAAAGGAGCAGGCGGAAAAACACAAGAAAGACATGGAAGAGAGGTTGGCGGAAGCAAAGATAAAGGCTGCCGAGAGAGGCGTCACTGACGCAGCCACCCAGGCTGAGAAAGAGGCCGCTGATGCAGCCACCAAAGCCGCTAGAGAGGCAGCAAGGGCTGCGGAAGCTAAGGCTAAGGCTAAGGCAGAGAAAAAAGCTGCTAAATTAAAAGATGCTAAGGAGAAAGCAAAGGCAAAGAAGAAAGCCTCAGGTGGTGGAGCTGCAGGAGGTGGGGCTGCAGGTGCAGGAGCTGCAGGTGCTGCGGGTGCTGGTGCTGCAGGTGCTGGGGCTGCAGGTGGTGGGGCTGCAGGTGGTGGGGCTGCAGGTGTTGGGGCTGCAGGTGGTGGGGCTGCAGGTGGTGGAGCTGCAGGGGCTGAGGGAGATGCTGGATCTGGATCGGAATACGATGACATAGTAGTAAGCACAGATGAGTCTGATGAGGAAGATGGAGCCACAAAAACAAAGCGCGTGAGAAGCGGCCAAGTTGTTCCAGACACGTTCATAG ATGATGATGAGGAAGCTTCAAGTGAGCAATCGGGGAAACGTGGGAAACGCACAAGGCAAGGCCCACTGCTCAAGGAAGAGATTGTTG GAAAGACAAATAGTAATGGCACAGCCAAAGATGCCAAAGTCCAAAAAAGAAAGGCAAAGAGCGGAGGTGGTGCTGGTGCTGCCGGGCAAGCAAGCGGTGGTGCGTCTGCCAACAATGGTGAGGCTGCAAGTGGCGATGAGGCTTCAAGTGCCGATGAGGCCAACGAGCCAGCAGAAGCTGCTAAGCGTGGCAAGCGCACAGGCCGCACAAGGCCAGGCCCAATTCTTCAGGAGACGGTCATTG ACCCTGGCGTTCACTTCAACCTTGGGCTTTCTGACGTCACCGCCATACTGGGAGACCCAGCCGAACTTGTCTGTAAGCTGAGCAAGGAAAATGTCGATGGGGTATGGTACCTGAATGGAGAGGAG ATTCAACCCGATGATGTTCTTACCATGTCTAAAGATGGATTCTTCCAATCCCTGAAAATCAGCAAAATCTCAGAGGACTATGCTGGAAAATACAAATTTGAGGCAGATGGGCGTAAAACAGAGGCCATGATTGTTGTTGAAG ATCCACCTAGATTCGACACAGAGGAATTGAAAAAGTTTACTGTCCCAATCATTACTAAAAAAGGTCAAAAAGCCACTTTCAAGATACCATTTGTGGGTCGGGATCCAATGAAGATCCAATGGTACCATGACGGCGAGGAGCTATCAGACGACACAAACATCAAGATAGAGCATGGAGAGGGTTATAGTCAACTAACTCTTAACAAGTTACAGCGCAAAGACACTGGAGAAATCAAGTTCAAACTCAAAAATGAGTTTGGAACTGTTGAGGCCTTTGCGAAGATCATTGTAACTG ACAAGCCCACCCCTCCCTTGGGACCTCTGGAGATTATTGAAGCCTCTCAAAATGCCATTGAGGTGAAGTGGAGGTCCCCAAAGGATGATGGTGGCTGTAAGATACTAAACTACATCCTGGAACGTCAACAGATAGGCCGCAACACCTGGAAGAAGCTGGGTCCGATTGGTCCAGAGGCCCACTACAAGGACAGTGATGTGGACCATGGCAGGAGGTACTGTTACAAAATCAGGGCCGACACTGAGATGGGCAGCAGTGAGTTGATGGAGACAGAGGACGTCCAGGCTGGCACAAAAG CATACGCGGGACCCCCTTCTGCACCCAAAGTGGTCAGTGCCTTCAAGGACTGTATCACTCTGACATGGAATCCCCCTTCCAACACTGGAGGAACCAACATTCTGGGATATAACATGGAGAAACGCAAGAAGGGAAGCAATCTTTGGAGCCCTGTCAATCCTGCAGATGATAAGATTAAAG AGAAGGAGTTTGGTGTGAAGGACGTGATAGAGGGTATGGAATACGAATTCCGTGTGGCAGCTATCAACAACTCTGGAGCTGGTGAATTTGGCACTCCGTCTGAGTTTGTGTTTGCCAGGGATCCAAAAA AGCCCCCCGGTAAAGTCATTGACCTGAAGGTGACAGACTCCACCTACACCACCTTGTCCCTGGGTTGGACTAAACCAAGGGAGAAAGCGGGGGTTGAGGATGAAGCCAAGGGATTCTTTGTGGAGATTAGACCAGCAGAAAGTCCAGAGTGGGACCGCTGTAACAATAACCCCAGCACCATGACCTCCTTCACAGTGAAAGGCATGAAGTCAATGGCAATGTACTGGGTGAGAGTGATCGCCACCAATGACGGGGGAGAAGGCAAGCCGCAAGAGCTGGACAACTACATCCTGGCTATGCCTCCCCCTG TCAGGCCTAGATTCACTGATCAAAAAGTCAAGAGTTTCATGGTGGTACAAGCAGGGAATTCTGCAAGATTCAACATGAACTTTGAG GCCTCCCCTTGGCCAGATGTTACCTGGATGAAGGATGGCATGCCTGTGTCCAAACGGGTTACCATCAGTAATGCTGAAGGGGCATCCCAACTTTTGATTCCTTCTTCAGAGCGCTCAGATACAGGAATCTATACCATTATGGTCAAGAATATTGTTGGCCAGGAGACATTCAGCATTGAGATCAGAGTTACAG ACGAGCCCAAACCTCCAGGTCCTGTGGAGGTAGATGAGAACGTACCAGGCACAGTTACCATCTCCTGGTCACCATCTCCTGATGAGAAGAGGGATGACAGGCTGCACTACCTGGTGTCGAAACGTGACTCAAGCAAGAGAACGTGgcacacagtggcagaccacatctTTAACAACAAGTTCACAGCCTGTAACATCATGCCTGGCAGAGAGTACCAGTTTCGTGTCTATGCCAAGAATGACATGGGCTCTTCTCAACCCTCAGAATCACCAAAGTGGGAAATCACAGGCAAAAAAG AAAGGTTTGTGCTGGACAGGCCAGAGACTAAGACCTGCAACCTAGAGCGTCCTCCCAAGTTCCTTGTCCCGTTGAAAATGCACACCGCACCACAAGGTTATGAGTGCTACATGAGCTGTGCTGTCAGAGGGGACCCAACACCCCATGTCACATGGTACCGTAATAATATCAGcctcaacaccaacaccaactaCCTAATCTCCAACACCTGTGGGGTCTGCTCCATGCTCATACTGAGGGTTGGACCCAAGGACACTGGAGAGTACAAAATCATCGCAGAGAACAACCTGGGCAGGGCAGAGTGTTCCACTAAGCTCACTGTCTCAG ATTAG